From Chryseotalea sp. WA131a:
CGGCAAGGGAAACTTAACGATTAACAAAGAAGCTTTACCCAATACAAGAACCAGTGGGTCTTGCGTGCGGGCAGCCGATTGGGATGCAGACGGTGACTTAGATTTATTTATAGGTGGCCGAGTAAATGCAGGAAAATATCCATTGCCTGCTACGTCTTACCTACTTCAAAACACGCAAGGAAAATTCACAGACGAAACAGAAAAAATTGCTCCTAAACTACAATCTATTGGAATGGTTACTGACGCACTCTGGACGGATTTTAATACTGATGGACTAGTGGATTTATTGGTTGTTGGTGAATTCATGCCCATTCAGTTTTTTAAAAACACGGGAAAAAATTTGCAACTGCTGACGCAAACAGGAATAGAAAGCTATGTGGGCTGGTGGAACAGCATAGCGCCTGGTGACTATGATCAAGATGGAGATATTGATTATGTGGTGGGAAATTTGGGTCAGAATAATAATTATGGAGTTGATCGGGAACATCCACTAACTATATATGCCAAAGATTTTGATGGCAATGGTAGCATTGATCCGGTATTGGCATGTTACATGAAAGAAAGTATGAATAGTCCAATCCGCAAACTTTACCCCGTCCATTTCTGGGATGAATTAAATTCACAAAGTCCAAAATTCAGAAATAAATTTTCGCACTATCGCGAGTATGGTAAGACCACCATTGAGAAACTTTTTACCCCAGATGAACTAAATGGTGCCTTAATCATGCGATGCAACTATCTGTTAACAAGTTATATTGAGAATGTTGGAAACAATAAGTTTTCGATCAAAGCACTTGATCAGCTCGCACAGGTTGCGCCTGTGAATGGAATGACAGTAGGAGACTTTAATGGTGATTCTTATTTAGACATTGCCATGACTGGAAATGACTATGGAAACGAAGTGTTTGCGGGTCGGTACGATGCCTTTACGGGATTAGTACTACTCGGGGATGGGACTGGAAAATTCAATCTAGTACCTTCTTCTAGAAGTGGTTTTTACATTCCGGGCGATGGCAAGGCGTTGGCCTCTATTCACACGAAAAAGCATCGCTTCATCATTGGTACTCAAAATCAAGACAGTTTAAAGATATTTTCAAATAATGAACAGAATCAAAATTCGTTCTCACCAACGAATGGAGATTCGTACGCGGTGATGATTAAAAAAGATGGCAAGAAAGAACGGGTAGAATTTTATTATGGATCAGGATATCTTTCTCAATCCTCAAGAAAGCTTAAAATAGCAGATGTTATAACCGCATTTACCATTTATGATTCAAAAGGGAAAAGCAAAAAGATAAAGTAGAAATCGGTAAAATGAGGCTTCTTACAAGTAACCATATATTACCTTCCATTTTTAGGATGAGTAGTTGTTTCTTGTAGATACAAGAAGCCTACAAAAAATTTCGTTTTGTGTTGTTTGATGTTTTCTAACCTATACAGCCATGCTACACTCACCTCAACTCAAATCCAACCCTTCCCTATTCGTATTTCTTCCACTGTTTTACACTGTGTGGTCAGATGCTATTCTCACACCAAGTGAAATGGCCACCATTGAAGGATTGATTAATAGTCAGCAGTGGCTGAGCAAAGACGAGCATGATTTTTTGATTGACCAACTCAACCCTGCCAATCCACCCACAGCCGATGATTTGATGGATTGGAAAGAAGAAATAAAAAATGGGGCCGACCTTACCGATGGAAAAAGTTTGGTAGACATTGGTATTAAATTGATTGAACTGCACCATGGCGAGGTATCGGTAGAAGTATTAAAAGCAAAACCTTCGCTGGCAAACATAGAAGCCACGCTTGGCTTTATTAGTCACGAGGCAGCCTTTAATTTTCAATCGGGCAATCGCGCCACCGTTACACAACAACAAACTACACTGCGGACGTTTGATGTGGCGGCCATGACTAAATTATTAGATGGAAACGATGCAGCCATTATCAATAAAGTAAAAACAGTTCTTTCCGATCCTGAATTTCGGTATGTGGATCCCAGCAATCTTTCTGCTTATCGCGAGCGGGTGTTGAGCTGGTGCCGACTGTTGGCCGAGCAGGGCTTTGGTTCCATGGCCTTTCCAAAAGAATACGGTGGCCAATTTGATATGGCTGCGTACTTCGCCATTATGGAAACCATTAGTTATCACGATTTGAGTATGGTGATCAAATTTGGTGTACAGTTTGGGCTGTGGGGAATGAGCGTTTATTTTTTAGGAACGGAAAAGCACCACAAAAAATATTTAAAAGACATTGGCACACTTGAGTTGCCCGGCTGCTTTGCCATGACGGAGACACACCACGGCTCCAATGTAAAAGGCATTGAGACAACCGCCACGTATCAGCCTGCCACCAAAACCTTACTCATTCATACCCCACATGCTTTTGCCAAAAAAGAATACATCGGCAATGCGGCCGTGCACGGACAAATGGCCACGGTTTTTGTGAAGTTGATTATCGATGGAAAAGATTATGGCGTGAGTGCTGTGGTCGTTCCTTTACGGGATAAAAAAGGAAACACCTTGCCGGGCATTACCATTGAAGACTGCGGACGAAAAATGGGATTGAATGGTGTGGACAATGGCAAGATTGAATTTAAAAATGTAGTGGTACCGGTAGAAAATCTCTTAGATAGGTTTGCAGGAATTACCGAAGACGGAAAATTCACCAGCCCCATTGCCAGTGACAACCGCAGATTTTTTACCATGCTCGGCACGTTGGTAGGCGGACGTATTGGCATTCCACGTTCGGGATTGAGTGCAGCAAAATCCGGTTTGACCATCACCATCAAATACAGCGATCAGCGAAAACAATTTGGACCAGAAGGTGCGCCAGAAGTGCCCATTTTAAATTATCGCACCCATCAGCGCAGGCTGATGCCACTGCTAGCGAATGTGTATGCGTTGCATTTTTCACTTCGTTATTTAACAGACCGATTTATCAATCGCAAAGAAGAAGAAGTGCAAGAGATTGAAGCGTTGGCCGCTGGACTCAAAGCCTTTGCTACCTGGAACACCACGGCCACGTTACAAGAGTGCCGCGAAAGTTGTGGCGGCAAAGGGTTTCTCTCCGAAAACAGAATCGATGATTTAAAAAACGATACCGACATCTACACCACGTTTGAAGGAGACAACACCGTGCTGATGCAATTGGTGGCGAAGAGTCGACTGACAGAATTTAAGCAAGAGTTTGCACGCATGGATTTCTTCGGCATACTTGGCTACGTGGCCGACCAAGCGAAAACATCCATTGCTGAATTGAACCCACTCATTGTGCGTAACACCGATGAAGAACACTTACTAGATCCAGAATTTCAATTAGATGCCTTCAAATATCGCGAGCGCGACATTTTAACTTCTGCTGCCAAGCGCTTGAAGCGCCACATTGGCGAAGGTATGGACTCATTCGATGCCTTCAACGTAGCGCAACACCACCTGGTGCAAGTGGGCTTTGCCTACATCGAGCGCATGGTGCTGGAAAAATTTATTGAACAAGTAAATGCCACGCCAGATGCTGGCTGCAAAGCCATCCTTAAAAAACTCTGCGACCTATTTGCCCTTTCGCAAATCGACAAAAACAAAGGCTGGTACTTAGAGCAAGGGTACATGGAAGGAGTAAAAACAAAAGCCATCCGCAAACTCATGAACCAATTGTGCTGGGACGTTCGCCAAGAGGCCGTGCCATTGGTAGATGTTTTCGCCATACCCGATAGTTGCTTGGCTGCACCGATTGTGGTGAAGAGTACCTGATTTTATTTACTGAACAATAGGCCCATTGATTCTCATTGGATCGAGACTCAGTTCAAAACAAAATACTCCCTCTTTCTCATGACAGCAGCAGCCTGTGGCGGAAGCAAAATAGCTTCCTCTTTCGTTCTAGCAACCAATCGACTATTTTTTCCTGGCGATGAATAAATCTTCAAGGCAAAAGTTTTAGTAGCAATGTCTTGAATTTCAATTTGCAGAAATGGTTCGGCTGCCAACAGGCTATCATATTTTGTTGCTTCTTCAGGAGTCAGGATTTTTTCGGCTTGTAAATTAAAAATCGCCTCCAAATAATTGCTCAACTTGGTGGTGTCTGCCACGGCTACTTCTTCAATGCCAAAAAGTTTGTTGGCAAATGATATGGTAAAATCTTGTGTCGGTTGCTGTGGAAAATGAGCTTTCAAACTTTTAAAATTCTGCCAATTGAAATTAAAGACCCGTTTGTCGCGCCAATCGTTTTCGGTCAAGTCAAAAATAGAAGCCACATACACACGATAACCAGGAATGGCAACCACATACCATTCGTTGCCATCAAACGAAAAATATGTTTCTGATTTTGCGGGATTGCCTGCTACATAAAACTCTTTTGCCACTTGGTCGCCCATCCATAGGGTTAGTTTTGTTCTTTGCGCAAATTGCTTTTTCAACGAATCGAGAGGTGAATTAGAAATTTTTCGTTTGGGCTCGGCTTGCAGGATGGTGGCAAAAAAAACTTTTATCAACTGTCGATCGGCTTCTTTGTCGCTTACCCACCACTTGGTGCCGCTAAATTTCAATTCTAGCTTTCGGTTACCTGATTCAAAAACCACCTTATCAATTTGTGTTTGATCGGCTACTTTAAACAATTCCTTATCTATTTGATGGGTGGTTTTTTGCCCTAGCCACGAAATCAAGAATACACTCGCTGTCAATACTACAAGCGAAATCAATAACCGAATGTTGCGTTTCTGTTGCATCTTCAATTGCTGATTTTAAATTTAGCGTACTTGGCTTTTCGTAGGTATACCCACATCAAACCAAACAATAGTAAGAGCACCAAGGGCAATACCAAATTTATCATTTGCCAATAGGTTCGTTCGCTTTGAATTTTTTGTTTATCCAGCGGGCGGATTTTCACTTCTTTATTGCGGGCGGCTATCAATCCATTTTCGTTGGTCAAGTAAGCTACCATGTTGAGCAGCAAATCTTGGTTGGCAAAGGTGTATTTGGTAAACGGGTCATATCCCAAACTCTGCGGAGTGTTTTGCCGTGGGTTCACATCGTTACGGGCCATGTCACCATCTGCCACAACCATTATTTTGGTGGATGAACTATTCGCTTTAAATCCGAGCGTGTCCACACCGCTTGGCGCAAAACGATTTTTATAAAGCGAAGTAAAATTTCCTTCGAGTAAATAAGCAATAGGAATAGGCCCAGCATTGAAACTACCCTCCTTCAATTGTTTGCGCAAATCATTTACACCCACTTTTACAGGTGCCGTTAGCTTTCGCGAATAGGGAGAAGAAAATAGCAATGGCGTTTTCTTAACCCCAATGGCTTTTACCGTGTCGATACTACTGATAAATTTTGTTAGTGATGCATCTAAGTTTCTGGTGATAGGATGATCGGCATACTGATTGATCAACGGAAAGAACGGCCAATCCAACTGCATCAACCGAGGCTTGCCACCTTCGTTGCCCACCACAATCGGATACTTTCCGCTTACGCGATCTTGCACCAAATCGGCATTGATCCGAACTCCATACCGAAACAACTGATCATCTAAATTTAAGTTGTACGGAAATGCAAAGTAGTTCTCGCTGCTTGCGCTGTCCATATTGGCATCCAACCAATCGAGCAACAATAATAATTTACCACCACGCATCAGATACTGGTCGAGTTTGTATTTCTCCTGCTCCGAAAATTCCGTTCTGGGTTTTGCGACAATCAGAGCCTCGTAATCACCAATGGCAGCTTTTCGATTAATGTCAACCTGAAAAATATCATACTGCTCCAGTAAGGCATTGTTAAAACTTGCAATCTGCAAACTATCCAGTTCACCATGGCCACGCACCATTCCGATTTTTTTCCGATTGGAATTGGTCAATTTGTAAATCGTATTGGCCAATTCAAATTCCACATTCTCAATTGACTGGTTAAGTGCCTCTTGCGAACCTTGTGTCCGGCTTCCCTTCAACAACATCACCCCTGTTTCAAATCCACCCACCGACACCAATGCTCCCGGGAACACAAATTTCTCCACGCGCTGTCCGTCTTTGTTTTCAATCACATTGGTGGGACTAATTCCTTTCGAGGCCAACTCGCTCATGAATTCGTTGCGGGCTTTTTCACCCATCGCCAGCGTGGGGTCGGTAAAAATAAAATTCACCTTGTTATTAGAATAAATCCGAAACTCGCCCAGCATTTCGCGAATGGATTTTTGAAACCGTTTAAACCCGGAATTCAAATCTCCCTCCAAAAAAACTTCCACAAAAACTTCTTCTTCTAAATTCGAGAGTAACTCTTTGGTTTGCGGCTTGATGGTGTAGCGCTTTTCTTCCGTTAAGTCGAAACGGAAAAAATAAAACGAAGCCAGTAAATTCAACAATACCAACAGCACCAAACTATTAGCCAATAGCAATACATCACCCGTCTTTCTCCGCTTCATCCAATTTACCATAGCCTGCTTTTTAAAACAACCATTGTGGACAAAACAAAAAATCCGGTAATGCTTACCGCATACACTACATCGCGGCTGTCAATCAAGCCTTTGCTCAACGACTCGTAGTGATAAAGAATGCCGCATTGCTTGATCAATAACACATTACTTCCTGCAAAGGCAGAAAGTGAATCAAAACCCGTGTAAAAAATAAAACATAAAAAAGCTGCCACAATAAACGCCACAATTTGATTGGTGGTGAGTGCCGAGGCCAGCACACCGATGGAGCAAAAAATAGCAGCCAATAAAATCAAACCAATGTAAGAGCCGATCACGGCTGCCGTGTCGATGTTGCCCGCTGGATTGCCCAACGAAGAAATCGAAAAATAATAAATGATGGTAGGCAGCAACGCCACCAGCACCAAGGCAAAGGCCGCGAAAAACTTGCCCAGCACCACATCGCTATCCGACAATGGCTTTGTCAACAATAATTCCAGTGTGCCCATTTTCTTTTCTTCCGCAAAACTTTTCATGGTAATGGCAGGGATCAAAAAAATAAAAACATACGGAGCCATCGAGAAAAGCGTATCCAAATCGGCATAGCCGTAATCAAGCACCGAAGTCTCAGGAAACACCCACGTGAGCAACCCGATTCCCGTAAGGAAAACGCCTATCACCATGTAGGCAATGAGTGAACTTAAATACCCACGAAACTCTCGTTTAAAAACCTGGATCATACCGCACCATTGGTTAGTGAACGAAAAATCTCTTCCAACGAATTTTGCTCTTCTTTTAAACTCAAAATCGAGATCTTCTTTTCAGTAGCATAACGAAAAAGTTCTGCGCGCACATCTACCCCTTCATCTGAAAAAAATTTATAGTGTGCACCTTCCTTGATCACGTTCCTAACACCTTTTAGCTGCTTCAACTCTTCCGTGGAAATTTCTCCCTGAAACTCCACTACCAGAATAGATGCGTTCGCATTTCCCTTCATTAAATTACTGAGTTGGTCATCGGCCACAATTTTTCCTTTATTAATCACAATCACGCGGTTGCACAAGGCTTGTACCTCTTGCATGATGTGCGTAGAAAAAATCACTGTTTTGTTTTGGCTGATTTGCCTAATCAATTTTCTGATTTCCAGAATTTGGTTGGGATCCAGCCCCGAAGTGGGTTCATCTAAAATCAACACATCAGGATTATGGATTAGCGCTTGCGCCAACCCTACCCGCTGCCGATAACCTTTCGATAGCGCTTCAATGGGTTTATTTTGTTCGCGCTCAAGTCCACACATTTCCACCACTTCACCCACACGCTTTTTCAAATGATCTGAATCAAGTTTATAAACACCTCCAATAAAGCGAAGGTATTCGTGCACATACATGTCCAAGTAAAGCGGATTGTGCTCGGGCAAGTAGCCGATGGTTTTCCGGATTTTTAGCGGCTCCTCTTCCACATTCATGCCGTTCACCAACACACTACCCTCTGTGGGAGGTAAGTAGGTAGTGGCAATTTTCATGGTGGTCGATTTACCCGCACCGTTAGGGCCTAGAAATCCGACAATCTCACCTTTTTCAACAGCAAATGAAACGTCATCAACCGCCCGTTGGCGGCCATACATTTTGGTGAGATGGTTTACGTGTAATGACATTTTTTTTGTGCGTGCAAAAATAGGCAATCCCATCACTATTTTCAGAGCGATCGAAAATAAAAGACGGATAAAAAAACATAGGCTTGCACAATAAACACAAAATCAATTATGGGCGTGCCCCTCGTCCCCTCCCGCAAAGCCCACGCACACTCGGGTCGGGCTGTACGCTGCAAGCCCCCTCGCTTCGAGCGCTTACCCCGAGCGCAGCTTCAGGAGGCTTTCCACTTCCATCCCTCACGCTCACCACTTCGCAACCAATTAATCCATAAAAACCGAAACCTTTTCTGTATCTTGCAACCACAAAAACAACCACTAAAAATGATTAAGTACACCAATCAATTTTTAACCAAGCTCGAAGATTTGATTGCCGAATCGGACTATGTGCTGCGCTACGAAAAAGGGAATTTCAAATCAGGCTATTGCTTGCTCAAAGAGCAGAAAATTATGATCATCAATAAGTTTTTCACCACCGAAGGAAAAATCAATGCCGTGCTGGACATTTTGAAAAACGTAGAACTGGACGGTAGCAAATTCACCGAAAAGAGCCAGAAACTTTATGAGGAATTGACCCAAGCAGAAGCAAAGGCGGCTTAATAAATTTTTTAAAGTTAAACGAACGCAGGAACGCATGGTCAGTCTAATTGAAAAACCCCCACGCACCACTATGGAAGTATTTAAAATGCTTCCGGAAGGGACTCGTTGTGAGTTAATTGATAATACTTTATATATGTCTCCTGCCCCTACCACATCACACCAAGGATTGATTAGCACACTTGCTGGCTTATTTTTTAACTACCAAAATAAATCGAAGAAAGGTATCTACTATGTTTCCCCAATCGATGTTTACCTTGATTCAAAAAATGCCTACCAACCTGATTTAGTTTTTATTTTAAATGAGAACGTGGCTGTTATTCACGAAGACGGAATCTATGGAGCACCAGACCTTATCGTTGAGGTATTGTCGAAAGGGACGAAAGACTTCGACCTCACCAAAAAGAAAAAAGTCTACGAAAAATCGGGAGTGAAAGAATATTGGGTAGTCGATACCCAAACAAAAATTTGTACAGGCTTTCAATTGGTTAACAAAAAATTTGTAGAGTTCAAAAAAGAGAAAAGCAAAATCACCTCTGCGCTTCTACGTCACACCTTCAAAATTTAATTTCTTTTGAAAGTCACCTTACTTGGAACGGGAACATCACAAGGGGTGCCTGTCATTGCCTGCGATTGTGCCGTATGCAGGTCACTCGACTACCGCGACAAGCGACTGCGTGTATCGGTTCTAATTCAAGTAAATGAAAAAATGCTCGTCATAGATACGGGGCCAGACTTTCGGCAGCAAATGTTACGCGAGCAAGTGAAACAGTTGGATGCCGTTTTACTCACGCACAGTCATAAAGACCACATTGCCGGATTGGATGACGTGCGCGCTTTCAATTATTTGCAAAAGCGAGACATGCCAGTTTATGGAACAATGCCCACCTTAGCGCAAGTACAAACTGAATTTTACTACGCCTTTGAGGCAGAAAAATATCCGGGTACGCCACAAATTAAACTACATACTATAGATGATAGTGTTTTTGATGTTGAGGGTCTGACCATCACCCCATTACTTGTAAGGCACCTCCACATGCCCGTATTGGGATTTCGCATTGGCAATTTTAGTTACATCACCGATGCCAATCATATTCCAGAATCTACCTATCAAAAACTAAAAGGCACAGAGGTGTTGGTGTTAAACGCTCTTCAGAAAGAAAGCCATCCATCACACTTTACATTGGCCGAAGCAATAGAGGTTGCCAAGCAAGTTGAAGCCAACCAAACTTACTTCACACATATCAGCCATAAAATGGGCACCCAGAAATCCATTGAAAAAGAATTGCCAGAATCAATAGCTTTGGGCTACGATGGGCTTTCATTCAATTTGTAGTGCACAATAATTATTTCTTTTTAAAACAACTCAGTAGTAGTCTCCAAAAAAAACTGGCTGGCTTTACACTTGTTTCTTGCTTTAGCCAAAATAAGGAAGAGTTAATCATTGAATTCAACAATTCCATCGAATCATTCTTCATCAAAGCCAGTTTGCAGCCTTCGCTTTGTTGCCTTTCATTTCCCAACAATTTTAATCGTGCCAAAAAAAATAGTGTTGATTTATTCACTGAGCTCACTTTAAAAAAAGTGATGGAGATAACGCAATATGAAAACGAGCGGAGCTTTTCGTTGGCATTGGAAGATGACTACCATTTGCTTTTCAAAATGCATGGCAGCCAGTCCAACATTGTTTTATTGCATAAAGAAAGCGTGAAAGCAATTTTTCGAAATCAATTTCAAACCGATTGGGAAATCGAGCTTTCAAAACTAAATCGAAGCATCGATTGGAGTAAAGAAAGTTTTATTCAATCAATTCATGAATTATCAAAAACCTATTTTACGCTCGGCAAAGAATTTTGGAGCTATCTCTTATTACAAAACTTTGAAAGTCAACCAACAGAAGAAAAATGGAAGCTATTTTCAGATGCATTGGCGCTGCTCAAAGAGCCAATCTTTTATGTCAACAAAACGAAAGGCAACGTTTTCTTTAGTTTATTGCCATCGGAGGCTGGCATACAATTATCTACCAATCCAATAGAAGCCATTACCGAATTCTTTTATCAATCTACGGTAGCCAACGCTCAGCAATCAGAAAAAACGGTAGCGTTGCGCCACTGGCACGAGCAACTCAAAAGCAAGAAAAACTACATTCTCAAAAATAGAACGAAGCTAAACGAATTGATAAACGACCAGCATTATCAACTGTGGGGAGATTTGCTGATGGCCAACATGCATCTGGTGAAGCAAGGAATGGAGAAAGTGACATTGGAAAGTTTCTACGACCAACAACCAATAGAAATAAAACTAAAGAAAGAACTGAATGCCCAGCGCAACGCAGAGATTTTTTATCGCAAAGCCAAAAACCAGCAGATTGAAATCAACAAATTGAAAGAATCCTTTGCCCAAAAAGAAAAAGAGATAGAGTCGATTAACAAAACCATTCAAGAAATTGAGAGCAACGCTAGCACAAAACATAAGTTACCGAGTAACCCTTCAGTTCTTAGTTCAAAAAAAGAACTGTCGCTTCCCTATCGCGAAGCAGAATTTAAAGGTTATAAAATTTGGATTGGAAAAAGTGCTGAATCGAATGATGAACTAACGCTGAAGCATTCTTTCAAAGAAGACCTATGGCTGCACGCCAAAGATGTGGCAGGGTCGCATGTGCTGATCAAGCACCAAGCCAATAAAAATTTTCCCAAAGATGTGATTGAACGCGCAGCACAATTGGCTGCCCATTACTCCAAACGGAAAAACGAAAGTCTTTGCCCGGTAACTGTTACGCCCAAAAAATTTGTTCGCAAACGCAAAGGCGACCCAGCGGGAATGGTGGTGGTGGAAAAAGAAACGGTAGTGTTGGTAGAGCCGAGGGGATAGGGATTCGGGTAATCAGCGGAGAAAAAATAGCCTAGTGATAAGTTAAATGTATTATGACGTCATTTAAAAAGTAGGCAGTAGGCAGTCACCAGTAGGCAGTCACCGCTAGTCCTATAATGCACACTGTATCCTGCCCACTGCCGACTTTATAGCCCCGTACGCCAAAGTACATTGCAAATGTGCTTACACCTGTACGATGACTATTTACAACACACCTTAACAAAAATTCGTTTTATAATTCCGTTTTGCTCAACCGCCTTAACTACGAGCTTTAGTAAGCTGCCTTTTTGCTTATAGAAAACTCTTGAATGAATTTTCTTGATGTAACCTACATCTTTGGCCCCTTTAAAAACTTTTACAGCCTTATCATCAAACTCATTATCGGATTCCAATTTATAAGTCAAAATATCTCCAGCCTTAACACTGTCTGCCGACAATTTAAGTGTACTTAAACTAGCTAAATCGGTAAGAAAACGTAAACTTTTACTCGGGTTGTAATCAGCCAAAAATTCAAAATTATCGGTAGGGTTCAAACCTTGCGTATGAGCCAACAAATAAAATTTATCCTCTTTAAATTTTGTGTCAATCTCCCAAAAATCATAAAAATCTGAAATGTCTGAACGTTCAGATTTCATGATTCTTTGGCCAAAAACTTCTAATACGCTTTCAGTATATTCTTTAGTAACATCAGGAAATTCAGTGTATGGTGAAAATCCATCCTTCTTAGCTACTTCAACACCTTTTTTAATGTAGGAAAAACGAATGCCAAGTGTAGCGTTTTTTTTCAAAATACCCACGATATGCCTTCTTTTACCAAGACCCTCTCTCCAACTTAGGTATATATGTCCTATCTCTTTCATTTGTATTGAGAATAAATTTCTCTCAATTTATTTAGCCGCAAAGTTAGCAATTTCAAAACCAATTCTTTCCTTTCTCTTGGTAGGAAGTTACTATTTCCTAATTCAATTATTGATTTATCTACATTTAACACAATCTGCTCAATCTTTTTGTAGTCAAACTGCTCTATGATTCTTTTCAAGGAATCAAGTATGAAACCTTTAAATCCCTCACTTTCCAGTAGCTTAATTGTTAACTCAAAATGATTTATTTTGTTGCTTCCCCAATGAATTTCCGCCAGCCCTTTTGCAACATACTTTTGAATTTCATCTTCGTTTGATAGCATAAAATTCACTCGTTCGTCTTCTAACTCACGACCAAAACTGCAACCACTATCGTAAATCGGAGCAAATCTAGTTTGTTCCGGCAACATCAATCTTGCAGTTTGAAGTTCAGGCCGTATTTTGCCTCCAACAGTATATACAGCCTTAAGTATTTTTTTAAATAATTTAGGCATTTTATCAATTTCTCCGGTTTCTAAGCTTCTTTCAATTTGATGTATACCAACAGTAAATTTAGTATTTACATTAATAATAGCCCAATTTTCTTGATGTCTGTCACTATTTCCTATCAATGCATCGAAAACAATAGTTTCAACAAGTTCTTTTAAGTGCTTTTTTTTGTTAAAAGATTCAAGTGCATTCAAAATCAAATCAAAATTGTACTGATTGCGAAGTTTAGTATTTTCTGGATTAAACGCATTATCAAACGCTTGCAAATATTTTCCACCTTCTATTAAATCTTCTGATGCTTGATTAATCATTGATTTAGAAATACACCCAACAATATTGCCTCTTATGGCAATATGATAAGATAAAATATCGAAAC
This genomic window contains:
- a CDS encoding MBL fold metallo-hydrolase, with protein sequence MKVTLLGTGTSQGVPVIACDCAVCRSLDYRDKRLRVSVLIQVNEKMLVIDTGPDFRQQMLREQVKQLDAVLLTHSHKDHIAGLDDVRAFNYLQKRDMPVYGTMPTLAQVQTEFYYAFEAEKYPGTPQIKLHTIDDSVFDVEGLTITPLLVRHLHMPVLGFRIGNFSYITDANHIPESTYQKLKGTEVLVLNALQKESHPSHFTLAEAIEVAKQVEANQTYFTHISHKMGTQKSIEKELPESIALGYDGLSFNL
- a CDS encoding DUF814 domain-containing protein, coding for MHNNYFFLKQLSSSLQKKLAGFTLVSCFSQNKEELIIEFNNSIESFFIKASLQPSLCCLSFPNNFNRAKKNSVDLFTELTLKKVMEITQYENERSFSLALEDDYHLLFKMHGSQSNIVLLHKESVKAIFRNQFQTDWEIELSKLNRSIDWSKESFIQSIHELSKTYFTLGKEFWSYLLLQNFESQPTEEKWKLFSDALALLKEPIFYVNKTKGNVFFSLLPSEAGIQLSTNPIEAITEFFYQSTVANAQQSEKTVALRHWHEQLKSKKNYILKNRTKLNELINDQHYQLWGDLLMANMHLVKQGMEKVTLESFYDQQPIEIKLKKELNAQRNAEIFYRKAKNQQIEINKLKESFAQKEKEIESINKTIQEIESNASTKHKLPSNPSVLSSKKELSLPYREAEFKGYKIWIGKSAESNDELTLKHSFKEDLWLHAKDVAGSHVLIKHQANKNFPKDVIERAAQLAAHYSKRKNESLCPVTVTPKKFVRKRKGDPAGMVVVEKETVVLVEPRG